ATGTTTTTTTCTTTAAAGGAAGGAGTAATATCTCTAAAAGATATTATGCCACCAACAGGTTCATCGTTATCATTTTTTATTATAGAGGCATTAAGTTTAACAAGTTTAATGGTGCCTTCTTTTGTTTTTAACTTGGTTCTTAAATCGTAAATATTATCTCCGAGTTTTATTGCTCTTGCTACTGGACAATTACCAATGCACAAATCCGATTGAAAAATATTTCGACAAAATTTTCCAATTACTTCACTGTTTTTAAAGCCAGTAATTTTCTCGGCTGATTTATTAATAAAATTTATTTTGAAGTTCTTATCTACAGTAAAAATACCTTCGGCTAATGAATTTAGTATGCTGCTTTTTAAATCATTTTCTATCATATTAAGTTATTAATATCTCATTTTCTATTTATAAAAATAACAAAAATATCTTATTAACAACATTGTCAAGATTTGTATCTGATAACTTCAAATGCACTGTAAAAACTAAATAAAAAATTTCAATTGCAATTCATTAATATTATTAATTAATTTATTTCCAAATTTAAGAGTGAATAAAAAATGCTTAATAATTATTTCCAGCTGGAGAAAAATAATACTGATTTAAAAACAGAAACTTTAGCGGGAATCACTACATTCTTAGCATCAATGTATATTATTATTGTAAACCCTTCAATCATTTCTGCAACAGGAATGCCATTCGAAGGAGTTTTGACAGCAACAATACTGGTAAGTTCTTTCAGCAGCATTATGATGGGGATATATGCGAATAATCCAATTTTGATTGCACCTGGAATGGGAATAAATGCCTTTTTTACATATTCGGTTGTTTTAGGAATGGGAATTAAATGGGAAGTTGCACTTGGAATTGTTTTCTGGTCGGGAGTAATATTTCTAATATTGTCTATTCTGAATATCAGAGTATTAATTTTAAAATCAATTCCAAAACAAATTAGATTTGGTATTTCTGCTGGCATTGGATTATTCATCACACTAATTGGTTTTACAAATGCAAAATTTATAGTAAGTAATCCAGCCACTTTAATTAGTATGGGGAAAATAGATACTGTATCAATTACTTTTTTAATAGGATTGATGATTACTTCTTTTTTAGTTACTAAAAGATTAAAAGGGGCTCTTGTGCTGGGAATAATCATAACTACATTATTAACAATTCCAATAGGAAGAATTTATGGTGATGCTACTGCTAATTTTGGAACTACTACACTTGTTACCTGGAAAGGATTATTTTCTATGCCAGATTTTAGTTTACTCTTCAAACTTGATCTGATTGAATCTCTAAATTACATCTATATCCCTGTTATATTTTCATTTTTATTTGTTGATATGTTCGATTCAATTGCTACTTTTATTGGAGTAGCAGAAGCTGGAAATTTATTAGATGAATCTGGTGAACCAAGAAGAATTAAGGAATCTCTAATAGTCGATGCAATTGCTACAACAATTTCGGGATTGTTTGGCACAAGCTCTGGAACAAGTTATATTGAATCTGCAGCGGGAGTAGAAGAAGGGGGCAGGACAGGTCTTACTGCATTAATAGCAGGCTTATTGTTTTTACCTTTTATGTTCTTCTCTCCTTTATTATCAATTATACCACCAATAGCAACAGCACCTGCACTGATTCTTGTAGGTGTTTTTATGATGAAACCAATTTCAAAAATAAAATGGGATAACTTTGATGATTCTATTCCAGCATTTTTAGGTATGGTGTTAATCCCTTTAACAAATTCAATAACTAATGGAATTATCTGGAGTTTTATTTCTTGGACTATAATTAAATTAGCTCTTGGCAAGAAAGAAGAAGTTACATTAATTTTAATTGTAATAGATATATTTGCTGTTTTATCACTGATTATATAGAAAGATTATGAATTGATCAATTAACACTCAATAATAAATATCCTGATTCTGTTTTTACAAATCTAAATTTTGTAATTAATTTTTCTTCATTACTCTTAAAAATTAATTCGGCATTATAAATATTCATATTGTTTTCTTTTGTTATGTCGACCTTACCAAATTCATAATTTGTACTTACCTGCATTAATGCAGAGATTTTTTTACAAATTCTTTTCACCTGATTTAATTCTTCTGCTACAACTGGATTGAAAGAAGTTTTATATTCACGGGTTTTATCTTCACCTGTATATGCAATAAGTTTTGCTGCTTTTTCAAATGATTTATCTTTGCTAAAGTTTAATAAGTTTATAATTGTTTCTTTAATCAATTTCTCTTCTGAGCTTTGAGCAAATGAAATTTTAAATACTAAAGACATAATTAAGAGCAGAGTTATAAAAATATTTTTTTTCATTTTAAGCACCTTTCTGAATTATCTTGTTTATTGAACATCACAAAATATAAATGGTTTCTTCTATTAAAAAGTAAAATGTTTTATTTGTTCTCCTTTAGCACCAATTTCTGTCATAGCTTCAATACCAATATCAAGATGAACATCGGTATATAATTGTGTAACAAGTTTATCAGACTCTTCTGTTTTTATTCCTTCAGGAAACATTGGTAAATCCGAGACAAGCAACAATGCACCTCTTGCAATTTGATTTGCATAACCAACAATGAACAGAGTTGCAGTTTCCATATCGATTCCGATAGCTCCAATCCTTTTTAAGTATTGCTTAAAATTCTCATCCCATTCCCACAATCTTCTATTTGTTGTATAAACAACACCAGTTCTATATTCCATATTACGAGCTACAATTTTATCTGAAACAAATTTATGAAGTTTGAAAGACGGTAATGCAGGAACTTCAGGGGGAAGATAATCATTACTTGTACCCTCGCCTCTTATTGCTGCAATTGGTAAAATAAAATTTCCAATTTCAGTGGAATGTTTAAGTCCACCACACTTCCCGAGAAATAATACACCTTTTGGATTTCTTGCAACGAGTAAATCCATAATTGTAGCTGCATTTGCAGAACCAATACCAAAGTTTACTATTGTTAAGCCATTATTATTAGTAGCAGTTTGCATTGGTCTACCAATGCCTTTAATATCGCAATTAAATCTTTCTGCAAATTTTATTACATAATTATAAAAATTTGTAAGCAGCAAATAATCACCAAATTCATCTATATTAGTTCCCGTATATCTGGGCAGCCAATTTTTTGCTATTTGATATTTAGTTTTCATAGTTATTTCCCTTTTTGTTCTTTCCTTCTAAATATTTTTCAATAAATTTCACTGGATACGAAAATAAAATTCCAAGAATAATTCCAATAATTGCACCTCCTAAAATATCAGAAGGATAGTGAACACCAACATATGGTCGCGATAAAGCAATTAGTGATGCAACACTAATTAAAATCCATTTATACTTAGGAAAAAGTTTACTAAAGAATAAAGCAACTGCAAAATTATTAACTGCGTGTGAAGAAGGAAATGAAAATGAATTTGTACATCCAACCAATAAATTTACATCATTAAGAACATTGCAGGGTCTTATTCTTGCAAAAAGGTTTTTTAAATAAAAACTACTTAATTGGTCAGAAGTAATTACCAGTAAAATCAAAATGATAGAAGAAATTCTTCCTCTTTTTCCTCCTTTAATAATAAGTATAAGATACAATATTAGATAAGTAATGAACCAGTTTTTTACATCGGTTATAAATACAAAGAATTTATCGAATAATGTATTTGATAAAGTATGATTTATGAAATAAAATACTGCAAGATCTATTTGATAGAAAAATTCACCCATTAAATTCCTCGAAAATAATTACAATTTAATTTTAATATCTATTTTTGGTTGAATTTTAATTATTTATTAAATTGTTAGTAAATAAAATATTTTATCAATAATTTTTGTGTTAATATTCAAATATTACACATTAAACTTACTCAAAAATTGTAATAAATTTTCGGGAAAATTAATTTAATAAGTGAGTAAAACTATTACTACACGACAAGTACCAAAAACTCTTGAAATAAAAGTTCAAGAGTTTATTAAAGAAGAAAACAAAAGACAGTTAATACCCCCGTTCCGTTCAATAGCAACATTTGCAGCTACTGCTGGTGGAATCGCTTTAATATTCGAAGTTATCTATTTTGCAGAACATAGTTTACAACTTTATATTTCCCGTGTAACATCAGTTTTATTAGCACTTATTCTTCTTGCTTTATCATACACAAAATTAGGGAAAAAACATCCAGCAATACTTGTTCATATATTACTCCTTTCTATTGTAGCTTCGTTTGGTGTTATGATTTATTTTGAACCAGCAACTTTAGCTTTTAATTCTCACATTATTGGTTTAATTATTTTTACTGCAGCATTATTTCTAAGCTGGGAAGTTAAACATCAGGTTATTGTTGCTATTTACTATAACATTATTTTTATCTCTTCTGTTTTATCAAGCAGTCCTTCTATCTCTTCTATTTCTAATTTAATTGAATCTCTTGTTCTTGTTTTAATTATTAGTGTAATTGCAATAGTAGCAAGTTATATTAATTATAAGCTAAGACAGGAAGCACTTC
This region of Rosettibacter firmus genomic DNA includes:
- a CDS encoding NCS2 family permease, encoding MLNNYFQLEKNNTDLKTETLAGITTFLASMYIIIVNPSIISATGMPFEGVLTATILVSSFSSIMMGIYANNPILIAPGMGINAFFTYSVVLGMGIKWEVALGIVFWSGVIFLILSILNIRVLILKSIPKQIRFGISAGIGLFITLIGFTNAKFIVSNPATLISMGKIDTVSITFLIGLMITSFLVTKRLKGALVLGIIITTLLTIPIGRIYGDATANFGTTTLVTWKGLFSMPDFSLLFKLDLIESLNYIYIPVIFSFLFVDMFDSIATFIGVAEAGNLLDESGEPRRIKESLIVDAIATTISGLFGTSSGTSYIESAAGVEEGGRTGLTALIAGLLFLPFMFFSPLLSIIPPIATAPALILVGVFMMKPISKIKWDNFDDSIPAFLGMVLIPLTNSITNGIIWSFISWTIIKLALGKKEEVTLILIVIDIFAVLSLII
- a CDS encoding phosphatase PAP2 family protein, with the protein product MGEFFYQIDLAVFYFINHTLSNTLFDKFFVFITDVKNWFITYLILYLILIIKGGKRGRISSIILILLVITSDQLSSFYLKNLFARIRPCNVLNDVNLLVGCTNSFSFPSSHAVNNFAVALFFSKLFPKYKWILISVASLIALSRPYVGVHYPSDILGGAIIGIILGILFSYPVKFIEKYLEGKNKKGNNYEN
- a CDS encoding AMP nucleosidase, whose product is MKTKYQIAKNWLPRYTGTNIDEFGDYLLLTNFYNYVIKFAERFNCDIKGIGRPMQTATNNNGLTIVNFGIGSANAATIMDLLVARNPKGVLFLGKCGGLKHSTEIGNFILPIAAIRGEGTSNDYLPPEVPALPSFKLHKFVSDKIVARNMEYRTGVVYTTNRRLWEWDENFKQYLKRIGAIGIDMETATLFIVGYANQIARGALLLVSDLPMFPEGIKTEESDKLVTQLYTDVHLDIGIEAMTEIGAKGEQIKHFTF